From one Humulus lupulus chromosome 8, drHumLupu1.1, whole genome shotgun sequence genomic stretch:
- the LOC133794042 gene encoding probable transcriptional regulator RABBIT EARS, which yields MEEADIYHNHQYNFMWMKRKEIMTTTHFEAQQPIVMMNLSSSSSSWEEKAFAEEYAAAGSAGGCTWPPRSYSCNFCMREFRSAQALGGHMNIHRRDRARLKQCLNIFPNGHDLDHDEYPSSKPSITLDNTDNFLINPSSRAQSRLSFLSPCLDRKEDHDDNNHDHVETDLCVGLNLSVVDHGRNVKPIITTAQFFREKDDEDHDNKVLNNINTTFKAADVSPLEFFFKPSYIHDPLHQSEVIGVNASSNSNIMDDLDLELRLGDSHKIVK from the coding sequence ATGGAGGAAGCTGAcatttatcataatcatcaatataaTTTTATGTGGATGAAGAGGAAAGAGATTATGACGACGACTCATTTCGAAGCCCAACAACCAATAGTGATGATGAACTtatcatcatcatcctcatcatggGAAGAAAAGGCTTTTGCAGAAGAATACGCGGCAGCTGGCTCTGCTGGGGGCTGCACATGGCCTCCAAGGTCTTActcttgtaacttttgtatgagagAGTTTAGGTCAGCTCAAGCCCTAGGAGGCCACATGAATATCCATAGAAGAGACAGGGCTAGGCTTAAGCAATGCCTTAATATTTTCCCCAACGGTCATGATCTTGATCACGATGAATACCCTTCTTCCAAACCATCGATCACCTTAGATAACACCGATAATTTTTTGATCAACCCTAGTTCAAGAGCTCAATCAAGATTATCGTTTCTTTCTCCTTGTCTTGACCGGAAGGAAGATCATGATGATAACAATCATGATCATGTCGAAACTGATTTGTGTGTGGGCCTTAATTTATCAGTTGTTGACCATGGCAGGAACGTCAAACCAATAATAACTACTGCCCAGTTTTTTCGTGAGAAAGATGATGAAGATCATGATAACAAGGTCCTCAATAATATCAACACAACATTCAAGGCTGCTGATGTTTCTCCTCTAGAGTTTTTCTTCAAGCCCTCCTATATTCATGATCCTCTTCATCAATCCGAGGTAATTGGAGTCAACGCTTCATCTAATTCCAATATTATGGATGATTTGGATCTTGAGCTTAGGCTTGGTGACTCTCATAAAATAGTCAAATAG